The window AACAGAGCCGTGAGGCGGAGCGCCTTGGCCGTATCGTCGCCGCGCTACGTCCGGAAGTCGATGCGACCGTCGAGCGCCTGTTCGGACGCACGCTGTTTCTCGACCGTCCCACGCCAAAGCGCCTCAAGGCATGGCGACAGAAGGCCCAGCAGGCAGCCGCGCAACAGGCGGGATACGCCTTCCACTCCTATGCGCAGGCCAAGTTCAGCGGCATCGTGACGCGGCTTGCACGCCTCGCCTACGAGGCCGCTCCTTCGCTCCACCTGCCCGACCCCTTGGCAGTGGAGGAAGTCCTGCGGGAAGAGCTAGGCCGTCGCGGACTGGTGAAGCTATCCGAAGGCACTTCCGGCGCAACGCCCGAGGCGATCGGCTTCTTCCGCGAACACGACATCGGTTTTCGCATCCGCCGCCTGCGTCTGCTGGCGCGCCGGCTAGCCCGCGATTGGGAGGCCGATCCCGACATCCCGGACGATGCGCTGGAGAAAGGCCGCGACGCGATCTACGCGATCCTCGCGCTCTATTTCGAAAAGGAAGGCGTTGCCTCGCTGGGCGACGATTTCGGGGACGTGGCGCAGCATGTCCTCGCCGATCCGGGGCGGTTGCTCGACACGCTGGATGCCAAGCGCCACCTCATCGAAACGGACGACGAGGCAGAGGTCATGCTGGCCGATGCGCTCGAGCTGATGCCGGCAAACCTCAAGCGGCGGATGCTGTTCGCCTATCTCGGCTTCCCGTTCTACGACGTCGCCACCTTGCCGCTGCTGCGCAACGAAGGGCTGACCGAATTCGATCCGGTCAAGGTCGACCGCATCAGCCCCGACGATGCGCGCAGCATCCGTGACGGTGGTACCTCCGCCACCCTGCGCGGCATCGAATTCTACAATTTCGGTGCGTTCTTCAGCCGTTCCTATCGCGAGAACGATTACCTGTGGGGACGCCTCCACGGAGCGGAACGGATGATCGACCTCGTCTGCTCCACCATGGAGCACGAGCATGATGAGCCGTTACTGCGCGCCTTCAAGCGCAAGGCGTTCCTCGCCATCCTGGACGAGGAATATGCCTCCGGGCGCTGTGCACGCAGCCTGCTCGACGAAGTTCGCGCCGAGGTGCTGGAACGGGTGGTCTGACCTATTCCGCCTCGAGGCTCTGGTAGATCGCGGTCACGAAGGCATCGGGGCCGATGAAACCCTCGCCCCGGTTAAAACTGGCAAGCGGCTTTGCGGCGACCGCTTCTTCGACGCTGGCACCGCCATCCTTCAACTCACGAACCAGCCCGACCGCTTCGCCGATCATCCCGCGATAGGCGACGAGGCCCGCTTTGTCGCTCATCGGGCCGTGGCCCGGAATGACCTGCGTCTTGTCGTCGATCGCCCGAATGACCGTGTCGAGCGAGGTCATGGCATGGAGCACACTGCCGCCCGATTCCAGGTCGATGAAGGGATAGCCCGGGCTGTTGAAATAGAGATCGCCCATGTGGACGATGTTGTCTTCCTTCCAGAACACGATGCTGTCGCCATCTGTGTGGCCGCCGCCGACGAACATCACGTCGATCGTGTCGCCGTTGCGGTGCATGCGGACACCCTGTTCGTACGTCACGACGGGT of the Qipengyuania gaetbuli genome contains:
- a CDS encoding MBL fold metallo-hydrolase; amino-acid sequence: MNSKAIILAGAAVLLASPVHAQRDFSQVEIKAQELAPGIAVLFGAGGNIGVSHGEDGTILIDDQFAPLSEKIEAAVAGLGASPTAFVINTHWHFDHTGGNENFGEKGALIFAHHNVRARMIEGSSGRFEVPPAPAAALPVVTYEQGVRMHRNGDTIDVMFVGGGHTDGDSIVFWKEDNIVHMGDLYFNSPGYPFIDLESGGSVLHAMTSLDTVIRAIDDKTQVIPGHGPMSDKAGLVAYRGMIGEAVGLVRELKDGGASVEEAVAAKPLASFNRGEGFIGPDAFVTAIYQSLEAE